A window from Caulobacter sp. X encodes these proteins:
- a CDS encoding enoyl-CoA hydratase/isomerase has product MDYQKIRVSTQDGVATVTIADPASLNAASLEVARELTHAFSSIAAGKVEARAVILTGEGRGFCSGANLSGGGAAGRELDVDGKPDAGSALETIYNPLMTLLKDFPLPIVTAVNGPAAGVGCSIALMGDIIVAAESAYFLQAFRRIGLVPDGGSTYLLPRLVGKARAMEMMLLGDKISAATALQWGLVNRCVPDDELIGAATAIAQELARGPAALGAIRKLVWDSLDADWTGQLHAERKAQRVAGKTEDFIEGVTAFLQKRAAAFKGR; this is encoded by the coding sequence GTGGACTATCAGAAGATCCGTGTCTCGACGCAGGACGGCGTCGCCACCGTCACGATCGCCGATCCGGCCTCGCTGAACGCCGCCAGCCTGGAAGTCGCCCGCGAGCTGACCCACGCCTTCTCGTCGATCGCGGCGGGCAAGGTGGAGGCGCGGGCGGTGATCCTGACCGGCGAAGGGCGCGGCTTCTGCTCGGGCGCCAACCTGTCCGGCGGCGGCGCCGCGGGACGCGAGCTGGACGTCGACGGCAAGCCGGACGCCGGCTCGGCGCTGGAAACGATCTACAACCCGCTGATGACCCTGCTGAAGGATTTCCCGCTGCCGATCGTGACGGCGGTGAACGGTCCGGCGGCTGGGGTCGGCTGCTCGATCGCCCTGATGGGCGACATCATCGTGGCGGCCGAGAGCGCCTATTTCCTGCAGGCCTTCCGCCGCATCGGCCTGGTGCCCGACGGCGGCTCGACCTACCTGCTGCCGCGCCTGGTCGGCAAGGCCCGGGCCATGGAGATGATGCTGCTGGGCGACAAGATCTCGGCCGCGACCGCGCTCCAGTGGGGCCTGGTCAATCGCTGCGTGCCGGACGACGAGCTGATCGGCGCGGCCACCGCGATCGCCCAGGAGCTGGCGCGGGGCCCGGCGGCGCTGGGCGCGATCCGCAAGCTCGTGTGGGACAGCCTCGACGCCGACTGGACCGGCCAGCTGCACGCCGAGCGGAAAGCCCAGAGGGTCGCCGGCAAGACCGAGGACTTCATCGAAGGCGTCACCGCCTTCCTCCAGAAGCGCGCGGCGGCGTTCAAGGGACGCTAG
- a CDS encoding DEAD/DEAH box helicase, translated as MTEFSDLGLSPTTLQAVADTGYTTATPIQAQAIPVALAGQDVLGIAQTGTGKTAAFTLPLIDRLQSGRAKARMPRALVIAPTRELADQVAASFEKYAKGTKLSWALLIGGVSFGDQEKKLDRGVDVLIATPGRLLDHFERGKLLMTGVQFLVVDEADRMLDMGFIPDIERIFKMTPPKKQTLFFSATMPPEITRLTKQFLRDPVRIEVARPATTNANITQLLVKVPTSDPKAKRLALRALIEKAQIETGIVFCNRKTEVDIVAKSLKVHGYDAAPIHGDLDQTQRMKTLADFRSGALKILVASDVAARGLDIPAVSHVFNYDVPHHADDYVHRIGRTGRAGRSGITYMLVTPADDKGFDKVIKLIGSTPDEEKLELDYSNAVTVKREGDRDRKRGGRDRDRDRGDRPARGRGRGRSEETAAEAPAEIVADAPEAVAEERPARERKPRREREPREPKAAAAPVVEAERPARAERPERPERPVRGVQPVRDRDDDDRRVVGFGADIPAFLAKPPRK; from the coding sequence ATGACTGAATTCTCCGACCTCGGGCTCTCGCCCACGACCCTGCAGGCGGTCGCCGACACCGGCTATACCACCGCGACGCCCATCCAGGCCCAGGCCATTCCGGTGGCCCTCGCCGGCCAGGACGTCCTCGGCATCGCCCAGACAGGCACCGGCAAGACCGCCGCCTTCACCCTGCCGCTGATCGACCGGCTGCAGTCGGGTCGCGCCAAGGCCCGCATGCCGCGCGCCCTGGTCATCGCCCCGACCCGCGAGCTGGCCGACCAGGTGGCCGCCAGCTTCGAGAAGTACGCCAAGGGCACCAAGCTCTCGTGGGCGCTCTTGATCGGCGGCGTTTCGTTCGGCGACCAGGAAAAGAAGCTGGATCGCGGCGTCGACGTCCTGATCGCCACGCCCGGCCGCCTGCTGGACCACTTCGAGCGCGGCAAGCTTCTGATGACCGGCGTCCAGTTCCTGGTCGTCGACGAAGCCGACCGCATGCTGGACATGGGCTTCATCCCGGACATCGAGCGCATCTTCAAGATGACGCCGCCCAAGAAGCAGACCCTGTTCTTCTCGGCGACCATGCCGCCGGAAATCACCCGCCTGACCAAGCAGTTCCTGCGCGATCCGGTTCGGATCGAGGTGGCGCGTCCGGCGACGACCAACGCCAACATCACCCAGCTGCTGGTCAAGGTCCCCACCTCCGATCCCAAGGCCAAGCGCCTGGCGCTCCGCGCGCTGATCGAGAAGGCTCAGATCGAGACCGGCATCGTCTTCTGCAACCGCAAGACCGAGGTCGACATCGTCGCCAAGTCGCTGAAGGTGCACGGCTACGACGCCGCCCCGATCCACGGCGACCTCGACCAGACCCAGCGGATGAAGACCCTGGCGGACTTCCGCTCGGGCGCGCTGAAAATCCTGGTGGCCTCGGACGTCGCCGCGCGCGGCCTGGATATCCCGGCCGTCAGCCACGTCTTCAACTACGACGTCCCGCACCACGCCGACGACTACGTCCACCGCATCGGCCGCACCGGCCGCGCCGGGCGCTCGGGCATCACCTACATGCTGGTGACCCCGGCCGACGACAAGGGCTTCGACAAGGTCATCAAGCTGATCGGCTCGACGCCCGACGAAGAGAAGCTCGAGCTCGACTACTCGAACGCCGTCACCGTCAAGCGCGAGGGCGACCGCGACCGCAAGCGCGGCGGCCGTGACCGCGACCGTGATCGCGGCGACCGTCCGGCTCGCGGCCGCGGCCGTGGCCGTTCGGAAGAAACCGCCGCCGAGGCGCCGGCCGAGATCGTCGCCGACGCGCCGGAAGCCGTGGCCGAAGAACGTCCCGCCCGCGAACGCAAGCCGCGCCGCGAACGCGAACCGCGCGAACCCAAGGCGGCCGCCGCCCCGGTGGTCGAGGCCGAACGCCCCGCGCGCGCCGAACGTCCGGAGCGCCCCGAGCGCCCGGTGCGCGGCGTCCAGCCCGTCCGCGACCGCGACGACGACGACCGTCGCGTTGTCGGCTTCGGCGCCGACATCCCCGCCTTCCTGGCCAAGCCGCCGCGCAAATAG
- a CDS encoding DUF563 domain-containing protein yields the protein MTASLPVRPIVEAQDMPRLLSFDLAKRLARGEPGVAWAPEHDASAGAPMGQVGGPQAAAWPYAIETSPPVNVPALCVVGEAWWAPRFGALIGTDGAVYNATIGEARHGSPDLSAIPGLSDNAARFTPPSSAPVLEGGAVFLPWGATFNYGHFVIDALPSLLALEQAGLLETLPILAPKLAVWQRDLIALASPGRAVTEIDAPLVRLKRAAFATSMDHFLHHPNGLLSDLAARVLARAPAGAGHRRVYLSRRGQSMRVMVGEAAFEKALAARGFTIVRPETLDAAQQVALMRDAEVVVGASGAALANAVFLSRGARVVEIQPLNFTSQWVRAACRQVGVDWRGYVCASPCSTREAPLIARLRRGFKFAFKPPLDDLLRFVDAAL from the coding sequence ATGACCGCGTCGCTGCCCGTGCGCCCCATTGTCGAAGCCCAGGACATGCCGCGCCTGCTGTCCTTCGACCTGGCGAAGCGGTTGGCGCGCGGCGAGCCTGGCGTCGCCTGGGCGCCCGAGCATGACGCGTCCGCCGGCGCGCCGATGGGGCAGGTGGGCGGGCCTCAAGCGGCCGCTTGGCCCTATGCGATCGAGACGTCGCCTCCGGTCAATGTCCCGGCGCTGTGCGTAGTCGGCGAGGCCTGGTGGGCGCCGCGCTTTGGGGCTCTGATCGGAACCGACGGCGCCGTCTACAACGCCACGATCGGCGAAGCGCGGCACGGCTCGCCGGACCTGTCGGCCATTCCGGGGCTGAGCGACAACGCCGCCCGCTTCACGCCGCCGTCCTCCGCGCCGGTGCTTGAGGGGGGCGCGGTGTTCCTGCCCTGGGGCGCGACGTTCAACTACGGCCACTTCGTCATCGACGCCCTGCCGTCGCTGTTGGCGCTGGAACAGGCGGGCTTGCTCGAGACCTTGCCGATCCTGGCCCCCAAGCTGGCCGTCTGGCAGCGCGACCTGATCGCCCTAGCGTCGCCCGGTCGCGCGGTGACCGAGATCGACGCGCCCCTGGTTCGGCTGAAGCGCGCGGCCTTCGCCACCAGCATGGACCACTTCCTGCATCATCCGAACGGGCTGCTGTCGGATCTGGCGGCCCGGGTCCTGGCGCGCGCGCCAGCCGGCGCGGGGCATCGGCGCGTCTATCTTTCACGTCGCGGCCAGTCGATGCGGGTCATGGTGGGAGAGGCGGCGTTCGAGAAGGCGCTCGCGGCGCGCGGCTTCACGATCGTGCGGCCCGAGACGCTCGACGCGGCGCAGCAGGTCGCCTTGATGCGCGACGCCGAGGTGGTGGTCGGCGCCAGCGGCGCGGCCCTCGCCAACGCCGTCTTCCTGTCGCGGGGCGCGCGGGTCGTTGAGATCCAGCCGCTGAACTTCACCAGCCAGTGGGTGAGGGCGGCTTGCCGCCAAGTGGGCGTGGACTGGCGCGGCTATGTCTGCGCCTCGCCCTGTTCGACGCGCGAGGCGCCGCTGATCGCCCGCCTTCGACGGGGCTTCAAGTTCGCGTTCAAGCCGCCGCTGGACGACCTGCTGCGCTTCGTCGACGCGGCGCTATAG
- a CDS encoding GGDEF domain-containing protein: protein MSDVETTLRGPEAYKIATRALELMERHQVWPTALNFELWTHYVADPDGALARELTRLISIGEPMTELVSEELAATYLPKARLNDQIRDAGDILSKELEAVAKAIQNAQKSNAAFGKELAGATKNLDKSTDVEAIKVVVSNLADATRRVHRENQSLESRLAESTSEVERLREHLEQVRREATTDGLTNLANRKAFDEELDRACAEADRQGTPLCLAVLDIDHFKGFNDTWGHQTGDQVIRYVASVIGRVAAPPRFAARYGGEEFAMIFPRESSAVIAESLEEIRVEVSSRMLKRRSTNEDLGAITISSGFAERRPGESGHSIMERADAALYASKRGGRNRVTAAEGMAASANAA, encoded by the coding sequence ATGTCGGACGTCGAGACCACGCTGCGGGGCCCTGAAGCCTATAAGATCGCGACGCGCGCGCTGGAGCTGATGGAACGCCACCAGGTGTGGCCGACCGCGCTGAATTTCGAGCTTTGGACGCACTATGTCGCCGATCCGGACGGCGCCCTCGCTCGCGAACTGACTCGTCTGATCTCGATCGGCGAGCCGATGACCGAACTGGTCAGCGAAGAGCTGGCCGCCACCTACCTGCCCAAGGCGCGCCTGAACGACCAAATCCGCGACGCCGGCGACATCCTGTCCAAGGAACTGGAGGCCGTCGCCAAGGCCATCCAGAACGCCCAGAAGTCGAACGCCGCCTTCGGCAAGGAACTGGCCGGCGCGACCAAGAACCTCGACAAGTCCACCGACGTCGAAGCCATCAAGGTCGTCGTCTCGAACCTGGCCGACGCCACCCGCCGCGTGCATCGCGAGAACCAGTCGCTGGAATCGCGTCTGGCGGAATCGACCTCCGAGGTCGAGCGTCTGCGCGAGCACCTGGAGCAGGTCCGCCGCGAAGCCACCACCGACGGCCTCACCAACCTGGCCAACCGCAAGGCCTTCGACGAAGAGCTGGATCGCGCCTGCGCCGAAGCCGACCGCCAAGGCACGCCGCTGTGCCTGGCCGTGCTCGACATCGACCACTTCAAGGGTTTCAACGACACCTGGGGCCACCAGACCGGCGACCAGGTCATCCGCTACGTCGCCTCGGTGATCGGCCGCGTCGCCGCTCCGCCGCGCTTCGCCGCCCGCTACGGCGGCGAGGAATTCGCCATGATCTTCCCGCGCGAGAGCTCGGCGGTCATCGCCGAGTCGCTGGAGGAGATCCGCGTCGAGGTGTCTTCGCGCATGCTCAAGCGCCGCTCGACCAACGAGGATCTGGGCGCGATCACCATCTCGTCGGGCTTCGCCGAGCGCCGTCCGGGCGAAAGCGGTCACTCGATCATGGAGCGCGCCGACGCGGCGCTTTACGCCTCCAAGCGCGGCGGCCGCAACCGCGTGACGGCGGCTGAAGGCATGGCCGCCTCGGCCAACGCGGCCTAG
- a CDS encoding HTTM domain-containing protein: MTLPDAMRLTQTLLALALLQQSLEHLRGFRDERALFLARAALCVLVLLGVASPWPLVAMAALSLLILHRFQGPYNGGSDRMGLLSLWCLTLASLAPSQPLKELFFGYLGAQLVLSYFISGWVKVVNPEWRSGRALRDVFQFSAYPVAESLRALADRQRLLTAMSWAVMGFELAFPLAMLTQPTLIAALVVAGTFHLANACLFGLNRFFWTWLSVYPAILWLQARLIH; this comes from the coding sequence ATGACCCTGCCCGACGCCATGCGCCTGACGCAGACGCTGCTGGCCCTGGCGCTGCTGCAGCAGAGCCTGGAGCACCTGCGCGGCTTTCGCGACGAGCGCGCCCTGTTCCTGGCGCGCGCGGCGCTCTGCGTCCTGGTTCTGCTGGGCGTGGCCTCGCCCTGGCCGCTGGTCGCCATGGCGGCGCTGTCGCTGCTGATCCTTCACCGGTTCCAGGGCCCCTATAACGGCGGCAGCGACCGGATGGGCCTGCTGTCGCTGTGGTGCCTGACCCTGGCGAGTCTGGCGCCCAGCCAGCCGCTGAAGGAGCTGTTCTTCGGCTATCTCGGCGCGCAGCTGGTCCTGTCCTACTTCATTTCGGGCTGGGTGAAGGTCGTGAACCCGGAGTGGCGGTCGGGCAGGGCGCTGCGCGACGTTTTCCAGTTCTCCGCCTATCCGGTCGCGGAGTCTCTGCGCGCCTTGGCGGACAGGCAAAGGCTGCTGACGGCGATGTCGTGGGCGGTGATGGGGTTCGAGCTGGCGTTTCCGCTGGCGATGCTGACCCAGCCGACCCTGATCGCGGCCCTGGTCGTGGCCGGGACCTTCCACCTCGCCAACGCCTGCCTGTTCGGCCTGAACCGGTTCTTCTGGACCTGGCTGTCGGTCTATCCCGCGATCCTGTGGCTGCAGGCGCGGCTGATCCATTAG
- a CDS encoding aa3-type cytochrome c oxidase subunit IV encodes MAATQPDAFEHDAEREAILIAHERTYHAFAVLVRWAMLHTAVVISALTVWFATPAGFFGGLATGILVFVAGYYGMVRREEKQPLDLWVEGRKGIL; translated from the coding sequence ATGGCCGCCACCCAGCCTGACGCCTTCGAACACGACGCCGAACGCGAGGCGATCCTAATCGCCCACGAGCGAACCTACCACGCCTTCGCCGTCCTTGTGCGATGGGCCATGTTGCACACGGCTGTGGTGATCAGCGCCCTGACGGTGTGGTTCGCTACGCCAGCCGGCTTCTTCGGCGGCCTCGCCACCGGCATCCTCGTCTTTGTCGCCGGCTACTACGGCATGGTCCGCCGTGAGGAGAAGCAGCCGCTTGACCTGTGGGTCGAGGGCCGCAAGGGTATTCTATAG
- a CDS encoding succinate dehydrogenase assembly factor 2 produces the protein MTIDQDSRLRRLRFRAWHRGFREADLILGPFADIHGPNLTPEQFDTLETLLEQSDREIYAWIVGQEPTPERFETDVMAMIRAFRFEAHASRPAGDGA, from the coding sequence ATGACCATCGACCAAGACTCCCGCCTTCGCCGCCTTCGTTTCCGCGCCTGGCATCGCGGTTTCCGGGAAGCGGACCTGATCCTGGGCCCGTTCGCGGACATCCATGGCCCGAACCTGACGCCAGAGCAGTTCGACACGCTGGAAACCCTGCTCGAACAGTCCGACCGCGAGATCTACGCCTGGATCGTCGGCCAGGAGCCGACGCCGGAAAGGTTCGAGACGGACGTCATGGCGATGATCCGCGCGTTCAGGTTCGAGGCGCACGCATCGCGCCCCGCCGGCGACGGCGCCTGA
- a CDS encoding coniferyl aldehyde dehydrogenase — protein sequence MNAPMNSLDAHKATMNDVLSRQKAAHLRDGPPSAEKRIDWLNRSIDLLIGHQAEIAKAVNADFGSRSPEATALTDVAGSIGPLKFAREHVAKWMRPQKRKTTPAILGLFGAKATVQYQPKGVVGVISPWNFPVNLTFAPLAGIFAAGNRAMIKPSEYTPATSDLLKAMFAKAFDEEEVAVFVGGPEVGQAFSGLAFDHLVFTGATSVARHVMRAAAENLVPVTLELGGKSPVILSRGADIATAAARIMNGKTLNAGQICLAPDYVLAPQEDVETFVAEAKAAVGRYFPTLKDNPDYTALVAQRHYDRVKGYVDDAKAKGARVVEINPGGEDLSQQEHRKIAPTLIIDPSDDMKVMQEEIFGPVLPVKSYRTIDEAVDYVNAHDRPLALYWFGTDEAEKDHVLARTTSGGVTVNDVIFHVAQEELPFGGVGPAGMGAYHGHDGFLEFSHKKAVFQQLKKDIAPMLGLRPPYGEGIRKYLASQIKK from the coding sequence ATGAACGCTCCAATGAATTCCCTGGACGCTCACAAGGCGACCATGAACGACGTGCTCAGCCGCCAGAAGGCCGCGCATCTGCGTGACGGGCCGCCCAGCGCCGAGAAGCGGATCGATTGGCTGAACCGCTCGATCGACCTGCTGATCGGCCACCAGGCCGAGATCGCCAAGGCGGTGAACGCGGACTTCGGCTCTCGCTCGCCCGAGGCCACGGCGCTGACCGATGTCGCCGGCTCCATTGGTCCCTTGAAGTTCGCCCGCGAGCATGTCGCCAAGTGGATGCGCCCGCAGAAGCGCAAGACCACCCCCGCGATCCTGGGCCTGTTCGGTGCCAAGGCCACGGTGCAGTACCAGCCCAAGGGGGTGGTCGGGGTGATCAGCCCCTGGAACTTCCCCGTCAACCTGACCTTCGCGCCGCTGGCCGGGATCTTCGCCGCCGGTAACCGCGCGATGATCAAGCCGTCGGAATATACGCCCGCCACCTCCGACCTCTTGAAGGCTATGTTCGCCAAGGCCTTCGACGAGGAGGAGGTCGCCGTGTTCGTGGGCGGCCCTGAAGTCGGGCAGGCGTTCTCAGGGCTGGCCTTCGATCACCTGGTCTTCACCGGAGCGACCTCGGTGGCGCGACACGTGATGCGCGCCGCGGCCGAGAACCTGGTTCCGGTCACCCTGGAGCTGGGCGGCAAGAGCCCGGTGATCCTGTCGCGCGGCGCCGACATCGCCACCGCCGCCGCCCGGATCATGAATGGCAAGACGCTGAACGCCGGCCAGATCTGCCTGGCGCCCGACTATGTCCTGGCGCCGCAGGAGGACGTCGAGACCTTCGTCGCCGAGGCGAAGGCGGCCGTCGGTCGCTATTTCCCGACGCTGAAGGACAATCCTGATTACACGGCGCTGGTGGCTCAACGCCACTACGACCGTGTGAAGGGCTATGTCGACGACGCCAAGGCCAAGGGCGCGCGGGTGGTCGAGATCAATCCGGGCGGCGAGGACCTGTCGCAGCAGGAGCACCGCAAGATCGCTCCGACCCTGATCATCGACCCCAGCGACGACATGAAGGTGATGCAGGAGGAGATCTTTGGTCCGGTCCTGCCGGTGAAGAGCTATCGCACGATCGACGAGGCCGTGGACTATGTGAACGCCCACGACCGGCCGCTGGCGCTCTACTGGTTCGGGACCGACGAGGCCGAGAAGGACCACGTGCTGGCCCGCACCACCAGCGGCGGGGTCACGGTCAACGACGTGATCTTCCACGTCGCCCAGGAGGAACTGCCGTTCGGCGGCGTCGGCCCCGCCGGCATGGGCGCCTATCACGGCCATGACGGCTTCCTGGAGTTCAGTCACAAGAAGGCGGTGTTCCAGCAGCTGAAGAAGGACATCGCGCCGATGCTGGGCCTGCGGCCGCCCTACGGCGAAGGCATCCGCAAGTACCTGGCGAGCCAGATCAAGAAGTGA
- the mfd gene encoding transcription-repair coupling factor, whose protein sequence is MAYDAKQIAKAAGGLTLAGAPEGFDALVMADIARARGGLTAFVARDTARAGAFVDSLKFFAPEIEAVILPSWDCLPYDRIGPSAGVSATRMSTLSRLARGLGESKSAILVIAAHALLQRVPAKDVLLRASYSAKVGGVVDIKDLETYFAVNGYARASTVSERGEFAIRGGVIDVYPPAAEEPVRLDLFGDTLESIRAFDPETQRSTKQLKEIDLLPVSEALLDADAISRFRKGYVAEFGAPGDDPLYATVSEGGRRAGLEHWLPLLYERMATLFDYLPAGALIGVDHQAAEARDERLSMIQDAYESRASADRKSAYRPLPPQALYLTADEWDRELSDRTHRQFTPFQPQGLDVVDLGAKLGRTFAAERAQDSVNLFEATADHAKKLAAEGKRVLFASWSEGSSERLGTMLADHGLKKIPFAGYWQAAKANDPKVPQRVVLPLDHGFETEALAVISETDILGDRLARPRKKRRAANFLAEASALTPGDLVVHIDHGIGRYEGLKTLDVQGAPHDCLDLLYGGEAKLYLPVENIDLLTRYGAADADNVQLDKLGGAAWQGRKAKAKERLRVMAEGLIQIAAARQLKHVEETDPPHGVFDEFCARFPYEETDDQLSAIHDVLEDLSSGKPMDRLICGDVGFGKTEVALRAAFVVAMSGKQVAIVCPTTLLARQHYKTFKDRFQGWPVKVTRLSRLVTGKEAAETREGLANGQFEIVVGTHAILSKQVSFKDLGLVIVDEEQHFGVKHKEKLKELRADVHMLTLTATPIPRTLQMALSGIREMSIIATPPVDRLAVRTYISPFDPVTLREALLREKYRGGQSYYVVPRIKDLEDIEKFLRTQVPEVKYVVGHGQMSATQLEDVMTAFYEGQYDVLLATTIVESGLDIPSANTLIVHRADMFGLAQLYQIRGRVGRSKARAYAYLTTPVEKSLTLSAEKRLQVLQSLDSLGAGFQLASHDLDQRGGGNLLGDEQSGHIKEIGVELYQQMLEDAVAELKQRQGQEALLEDRGWSPQINTGAAVMIPDDYVPDLNVRLSLYRRLSEAEKANDREALAAEMIDRFGPLPPETDSLLKVVAIKGLCREANVAKIDVGPKGAVASFRNDEFANPLGLMQYVAKNNLIWKVRPDQKVVVKGEWETPAQRLDAAEKILTQLAKLAKG, encoded by the coding sequence ATGGCCTACGACGCCAAACAGATCGCCAAGGCCGCCGGCGGCCTGACCCTGGCCGGCGCGCCCGAAGGCTTCGACGCGCTGGTGATGGCCGACATCGCCCGGGCGCGCGGCGGCCTGACGGCCTTTGTCGCCCGCGACACCGCCCGCGCGGGCGCCTTCGTCGACAGCCTGAAGTTCTTCGCCCCCGAGATCGAGGCGGTGATCCTGCCCTCGTGGGATTGCTTGCCCTACGACCGTATCGGTCCCTCGGCCGGCGTTTCAGCCACGCGGATGTCGACGCTGTCGCGCCTGGCCCGGGGGCTGGGCGAGAGCAAGTCGGCCATCCTGGTCATCGCCGCGCACGCCCTCCTGCAGCGCGTACCGGCCAAGGACGTCCTGCTGCGCGCCAGCTACAGCGCCAAGGTTGGCGGCGTCGTCGACATCAAGGACCTCGAGACCTATTTCGCGGTCAACGGCTACGCCCGCGCCTCCACCGTGTCCGAGCGCGGCGAGTTCGCGATCCGCGGCGGCGTCATCGACGTCTATCCGCCCGCCGCCGAGGAGCCGGTGCGCCTCGACCTGTTCGGCGACACCCTGGAGAGCATCCGCGCCTTCGATCCCGAGACCCAGCGCTCGACGAAGCAGCTGAAGGAGATCGACCTGCTGCCGGTCAGCGAGGCTCTGCTGGACGCCGACGCCATCTCGCGCTTCCGCAAGGGCTATGTCGCCGAGTTCGGCGCGCCGGGCGATGATCCGCTGTACGCCACGGTCAGCGAGGGCGGTCGTCGCGCCGGCCTCGAGCACTGGCTGCCGCTGCTGTACGAGCGCATGGCGACGCTGTTCGACTACCTGCCGGCGGGCGCCCTGATCGGCGTCGATCATCAGGCGGCCGAGGCCCGCGACGAGCGCCTGTCCATGATCCAGGACGCCTACGAGTCCCGCGCCAGCGCCGACCGCAAGTCGGCCTATCGCCCGCTGCCGCCGCAGGCTCTGTACCTGACCGCCGACGAGTGGGATCGTGAGCTGTCGGACCGCACGCACCGCCAGTTCACGCCGTTCCAGCCGCAGGGCCTGGACGTCGTCGATCTGGGCGCGAAGCTTGGCCGCACCTTCGCCGCCGAGCGCGCCCAGGACAGCGTCAACCTGTTCGAGGCCACCGCCGACCACGCCAAGAAACTGGCGGCCGAGGGCAAGCGAGTCCTGTTCGCCTCGTGGTCCGAGGGCTCGTCCGAGCGCCTGGGGACCATGCTGGCCGATCATGGCCTCAAGAAGATCCCGTTCGCCGGCTACTGGCAGGCGGCGAAAGCCAATGACCCCAAGGTCCCGCAGCGCGTCGTGCTGCCGCTGGACCATGGCTTCGAGACCGAGGCCCTGGCGGTCATCTCCGAGACCGACATCCTGGGCGACCGCTTGGCCCGTCCGCGCAAGAAGCGCCGCGCCGCCAACTTCCTGGCCGAGGCCAGCGCCCTGACGCCGGGCGACCTCGTCGTGCACATCGACCACGGTATCGGCCGCTACGAGGGCCTGAAGACCCTCGACGTCCAGGGCGCGCCGCACGATTGCCTGGACCTGCTCTACGGGGGCGAGGCCAAGCTCTATCTGCCGGTCGAGAACATCGACCTGCTCACCCGCTACGGCGCGGCGGACGCCGACAATGTCCAGCTGGACAAGCTGGGCGGCGCGGCGTGGCAAGGCCGTAAGGCGAAAGCCAAGGAGCGCTTGCGGGTCATGGCCGAGGGCCTGATCCAGATCGCCGCCGCCCGCCAGCTCAAGCACGTCGAAGAGACCGACCCGCCGCACGGCGTGTTCGACGAGTTCTGCGCCCGCTTCCCGTATGAAGAGACGGACGACCAGCTCAGCGCCATCCACGACGTCCTGGAGGACCTGTCCTCCGGCAAGCCGATGGACCGCCTGATCTGCGGTGACGTCGGCTTTGGCAAGACCGAGGTCGCCCTGCGCGCGGCCTTCGTTGTGGCGATGAGCGGCAAGCAGGTGGCGATCGTCTGCCCGACGACGCTCTTGGCCCGCCAGCACTACAAGACCTTCAAGGACCGCTTCCAGGGTTGGCCGGTCAAGGTCACGCGCCTGTCGCGCCTGGTCACCGGCAAGGAAGCCGCCGAGACCCGCGAGGGCCTGGCCAACGGCCAGTTCGAGATCGTGGTCGGCACGCACGCCATCCTGTCCAAGCAGGTGTCGTTCAAGGACCTGGGCCTCGTGATCGTCGACGAGGAGCAGCACTTTGGGGTCAAGCACAAGGAGAAGCTGAAAGAGCTTCGCGCCGACGTACACATGCTGACCCTGACCGCCACGCCGATCCCGCGCACGCTGCAGATGGCGCTGTCGGGCATCCGGGAGATGTCGATCATCGCCACCCCGCCGGTCGATCGCCTGGCGGTGCGCACCTACATCAGCCCGTTCGATCCGGTGACCCTGCGCGAGGCCCTGCTGCGCGAGAAGTATCGCGGCGGCCAGTCCTATTACGTCGTGCCGCGCATCAAGGACCTTGAGGACATCGAGAAGTTCCTCCGCACCCAGGTCCCCGAGGTGAAGTACGTCGTCGGCCACGGTCAGATGTCGGCCACCCAGCTGGAAGACGTGATGACGGCCTTCTACGAGGGCCAGTACGACGTGCTCCTGGCCACGACGATCGTGGAAAGCGGTCTCGACATTCCGTCCGCCAACACCCTGATCGTCCACCGCGCCGACATGTTCGGCCTGGCTCAGCTCTATCAGATCCGGGGCCGCGTCGGCCGCTCCAAGGCCCGCGCCTACGCCTATCTGACCACGCCGGTCGAGAAGTCCCTGACCCTGTCGGCCGAGAAGCGCCTGCAGGTGCTGCAGTCGCTGGACAGCCTGGGCGCCGGCTTCCAGCTGGCCAGCCACGACCTCGACCAGCGCGGGGGCGGCAACCTGCTCGGCGACGAGCAGAGCGGCCACATCAAGGAAATCGGCGTCGAGCTCTACCAGCAGATGCTGGAGGACGCCGTCGCCGAGCTGAAGCAGCGCCAAGGCCAGGAGGCGCTTCTGGAAGACCGGGGGTGGTCGCCGCAGATCAACACCGGCGCGGCCGTGATGATCCCGGACGACTATGTGCCGGACCTGAACGTGCGCCTGTCGCTGTACCGGCGCCTGTCCGAGGCCGAGAAGGCCAACGACCGCGAGGCCCTGGCCGCCGAGATGATCGACCGCTTCGGCCCGCTGCCGCCCGAGACCGACAGCTTGCTCAAGGTCGTCGCGATCAAGGGGCTGTGCCGCGAGGCCAATGTCGCCAAGATCGACGTCGGCCCCAAGGGCGCGGTCGCCAGCTTCCGCAACGACGAGTTCGCCAACCCGCTGGGGCTGATGCAGTACGTCGCCAAGAACAACCTGATCTGGAAGGTGCGCCCCGACCAGAAGGTGGTGGTGAAGGGCGAGTGGGAGACGCCTGCCCAGCGCCTCGACGCGGCGGAGAAGATCCTGACCCAGCTGGCCAAGCTGGCGAAGGGGTAG